In one window of Bemisia tabaci chromosome 4, PGI_BMITA_v3 DNA:
- the LOC109035195 gene encoding metaxin-1, whose protein sequence is MSKAINQMHIDVWKGDWGLPTIDIECLKTLTFIKFAGAPVCVNKTSNPFKTPNGALPVFRHCHTVLTSFEEVSGYLQKQNYSPDHNLSPKDCAEILAYSRLMREKLYPALQYIWWVDERNYVDLSRPWYAKALPFPLNYYYPGQYSKRAKHLLDSLYENIEEEPAVSKMYAEAEKCLTTLAHRLGDNSYFFGNNPTSFDAIVFGYLAPLLKAPFPSCSLQNHLKASTSLLKFVVNISKKYFPTEHKDYEEELKKQKSKAEIEFPNERRNQIMAGIFAVIAMLGYAYSMGIIETKRKNHVARS, encoded by the exons ATGTCCAAAGCTATTAATCAAATGCATATCGACGTGTGGAAAGGTGACTGGGGATTGCCAACCATTGATATCGAATGTCTCAAAACTTTG ACTTTTATCAAATTTGCTGGTGCTCCAGTTTGCGTCAATAAAACAAGCAATCCATTTAAAACTCCTAATGGTGCTTTACCAGTATTCAGACACTGCCACACTGTCTTGACTAGTTTTGAAGAAGTCTCCGGGTATTTGCAAAAACAG AACTACAGTCCAGACCATAACCTTAGTCCAAAAGATTGTGCTGAAATTCTTGCTTATTCTCGACTCATGAGAGAAAAACTTTACCCAGCTCTTCAATACATCTG GTGGGTTGATGAACGAAACTATGTTGATCTATCAAGACCCTGGTATGCGAAAGCTTTGCCTTTTCCATTAAATTATTACTATCCTGGACAGTATTCAAAGAGAGCAAAACACTTATTGGACTCActttatgaaaatattgaagaagAACCAGCAGTGAGCAAG ATGTATGCTGAGGCTGAAAAGTGCCTAACAACACTGGCTCATCGTCTCGGAGATAATAGTTATTTTTTCGGTAATAATCCCACCTCTTTTGATGCAATCGTTTTTGGTTATTTGGCACCTCTTCTCAAAGCCCCCTTCCCGTCGTGTTCACTTCAAAATCACCTCAAAGCCAGTACAagccttttgaaatttgttgTCAATATTTCCAAAAAGTATTTTCCAACAGAGCACAAAG ATTATGAAGAGGAACTAAAGAAGCAAAAGAGTAAAGCTGAGATCGAATTTCCCAATGAACGAAGGAATCAAATCATGGCAGGTATATTTGCTGTCATTGCCATGCTCGGTTACGCGTATTCAATGGGAATCATAGAG ACTAAAAGGAAAAACCATGTTGCGCGTTCATAG